TAAAAACTTACTGGAACTTTCAAAATATGGGATTCATTTTCATCATAAAGTAAAAAAAGCAATGCTTCCCAAACTTAAGATGATGCCTGAGCTTGAAGGCTATAAAAGATATTTATTGCTTTTGGATATTCTTTTTGAACTTTCGAAGTGTAAGGATTATGATCTTCTCAACAAAGAAATTATGCCCTATACCATTATTTCCAAGAATAAAACCCGTCTTGAAAATATCTTTACGTATGTAGAACATCATTATGATAAAGAAATTAATATTGAAGAAGTAGCAAAACTGGCCAATCTTACTTTACCCGCTTTCTGTAATTTCTTTAAAAAGGCAACCCAGATCACTTTCACAGAATTTGTAAACCGCTACCGAATCAACAAAGCCTGCCTACTGATGACCCAGGATAAGTCTATCTCTGAATGCAGCTACCAATGCGGGTTTAATAATGTGACCTATTTTAACAGGATGTTTAA
This genomic window from Chryseobacterium sp. MEBOG06 contains:
- a CDS encoding AraC family transcriptional regulator; its protein translation is MKVTFERVIPSDKSSFRTLHNNSPISEFKWEYHYHPEIELVCVITGSGTRHVGYHKSNYTNGDLVLIGSNIPHSGFGLNSIDPHEEIVLQFKEEILQFPQQEVEARSIKNLLELSKYGIHFHHKVKKAMLPKLKMMPELEGYKRYLLLLDILFELSKCKDYDLLNKEIMPYTIISKNKTRLENIFTYVEHHYDKEINIEEVAKLANLTLPAFCNFFKKATQITFTEFVNRYRINKACLLMTQDKSISECSYQCGFNNVTYFNRMFKKYTGKTPSEFIKNYSHNKVSVDLKVEGDVKAKATF